From a region of the Nerophis lumbriciformis linkage group LG06, RoL_Nlum_v2.1, whole genome shotgun sequence genome:
- the cmtr2 gene encoding cap-specific mRNA (nucleoside-2'-O-)-methyltransferase 2 has protein sequence MSPWVRRMNSGNGTKKKVCRQQRQQRQVNDMVACDADTLTEIKGLFSKFRTYLKPSNGEWCIPNTSVTLSYSAKVPNCRLQALKVSLNDVKNQLSDKNLQVWHEHTNSTNRAGKVIATVRSTANVEICTQAWCKFYEVLGTFRLLPEVALHSGELNTVHLCEAPGAFISALNHYIKTSESTRYCDWSWAANTLNPYHEANAGGTTITDDRLIANTLPWWFFGSDNTGDIMVQKHLLELQTFVANMHRVDLVTADGSINCQENPDEQEALVAPLHYCEVTAALLLLSPGGSFVVKMFTLFEHSSICLLYLLNCCFCYVSVFKPATSKAGNSEVYVVCLDYHSKEAVRPLLSKLIRNYGPHLAGRDALFPESSIPPSFLTQHEEMCTYFHSLQVETITENLRLFEGMSTEQRERLNYIRDCTAQEYLQRFQVTFLPRSRWISRNTIRPACCRVSADSLLGQKKQTGSFNERRELQTLSWRERVERGCHASWIQQHGGATDGPPCVLQGPLVSSHVDSWYVIEGAALPAVKNSPFCATVLLNHLNETLVASAGNVTVDLNHLPPCKSCHTVNAASILSDVAGLCTDNERNKKKRHCLVFGSRSVWEACGICNGDLVLMFPSECSNPQGSYSVLHDAAPQYQHQLVSCIVLSLQRLTSGDALLLPVSSALSRVSAALLLCLHACFRLVTFRCPPPSGLVGAVLVCVGFCPQAASHILPALTDVHNRISGQLKGEDTDERQSGGDTQVLQFVPMEEMLTGGVTDFLWTMNSEIIRHRLHLLMQAKDGL, from the exons ATGAGTCCG TGGGTGAGAAGGATGAACTCAGGGAATGGCACAAAGAAGAAAGTCTGCAGGCAGCAACGGCAGCAGCGTCAAGTGAATGACATGGTCGCTTGTGATGCTGATACACTGACTGAGATTAAAGGTCTATTCAGTAAATTTAGAACCTATCTCAAACCGTCCAATGGCGAGTGGTGCATCCCAAATACTAGCGTGACCCTTAGTTATTCTGCAAAAGTTCCTAATTGCCGCCTTCAAGCCCTGAAGGTGTCACTTAATGATGTGAAGAACCAGCTCAGTGATAAGAACCTCCAAGTCTGGCATGAGCACACCAACTCTACTAACCGGGCCGGTAAGGTCATTGCCACCGTGCGATCCACTGCCAACGTGGAAATCTGCACTCAGGCATGGTGCAAGTTCTATGAGGTCCTTGGAACCTTCCGTCTTCTTCCTGAGGTGGCGCTCCACTCTGGGGAGCTAAACACGGTTCACCTGTGTGAAGCGCCCGGGGCTTTCATTAGCGCCCTGAACCACTACATCAAAACCAGCGAGTCCACACGCTACTGTGACTGGAGCTGGGCCGCCAACACGCTCAACCCCTACCACGAGGCCAATGCGGGGGGCACAACCATCACAGATGATCGGTTGATTGCCAACACTCTGCCATGGTGGTTCTTTGGCTCGGATAACACGGGTGACATCATGGTCCAGAAGCATCTTCTGGAGTTGCAGACATTTGTAGCAAACATGCATAGAGTTGATTTGGTGACGGCAGATGGTAGTATTAACTGTCAGGAGAACCCCGATGAGCAAGAGGCGCTGGTGGCCCCACTGCATTACTGCGAGGTCACGGCCGCTTTGCTGCTCCTGAGCCCTGGTGGCTCCTTTGTGGTCAAAATGTTCACTCTGTTTGAGCATTCTTCAATCTGCTTGCTCTACCTGCTCAACTGCTGTTTCTGCTATGTCAGCGTCTTCAAACCTGCTACGAGCAAAGCGGGGAACTCAGAAGTTTACGTTGTGTGCCTTGACTATCACAGCAAAGAAGCTGTGAGGCCCCTGCTCTCCAAACTCATTCGGAATTACGGACCACATCTGGCGGGGAGAGATGCGCTTTTCCCAGAATCTTCAATTCCACCGTCATTCCTTACACAGCACGAGGAGATGTGCACGTACTTTCACTCTCTGCAGGTGGAGACCATCACAGAAAACTTGAGGTTGTTTGAAGGAATGAGCACAGAGCAGAGGGAGAGGCTCAACTACATCAGGGATTGTACGGCTCAGGAATACCTGCAGCGATTCCAG GTGACTTTCCTCCCTCGAAGTCGGTGGATCTCCCGTAACACCATCAGACCTGCCTGCTGCCGTGTTTCTGCAGACAGCCTTCTGGGACAGAAGAAGCAAACAGGCTCCTTCAATGAGCGGAGGGAATTGCAGACCCTGAGCTGGAGGGAGCGTGTGGAGAGGGGTTGCCATGCCAGCTGGATACAGCAACACGGCGGTGCAACTGATGGGCCGCCCTGCGTGCTGCAAGGACCACTGGTCAGCTCTCACGTGGATTCCTGGTACGTTATTGAGGGTGCAGCACTGCCTGCTGTCAAAAACTCTCCATTCTGTGCTACAGTCTTGTTGAATCACTTGAATGAAACACTGGTGGCCTCAGCTGGGAATGTAACAGTGGACTTGAATCATCTGCCTCCATGTAAATCATGCCACACGGTTAATGCCGCTTCCATCTTGTCGGACGTGGCAGGTCTTTGTACTGACAATGAAAGGAACAAAAAGAAAAGGCACTGTCTGGTGTTTGGCAGCCGCTCAGTTTGGGAAGCTTGTGGCATCTGTAATGGGGATTTGGTCCTAATGTTTCCATCGGAGTGTTCGAATCCTCAAGGAAGTTACAGCGTACTGCATGACGCCGCACCCCAGTACCAGCATCAGCTCGTTAGCTGCATTGTATTGTCACTGCAGAGGCTGACGTCTGGGGATGCACTGCTGCTGCCAGTGTCGTCTGCACTCAGCCGTGTCTCAGCTGCGCTGTTGCTCTGCTTGCACGCCTGTTTTCGCTTAGTGACATTCAGGTGCCCACCCCCTTCCGGCCTGGTCGGAGCGGTCCTTGTCTGCGTGGGCTTTTGCCCCCAAGCTGCAAGCCATATACTCCCAGCGCTGACTGATGTCCATAACCGTATTAGTGGGCAGCTAAAAGGAGAGGATACAGATGAAAGACAGTCGGGGGGTGACACTCAGGTGCTCCAATTTGTGCCCATGGAGGAAATGCTCACTGGAGGAGTGACCGACTTCTTGTGGACTATGAACTCTGAAATCATTCGACATAGGTTGCATTTGCTCATGCAGGCAAAGGACGGACTTTAA